Proteins encoded in a region of the bacterium genome:
- a CDS encoding type II toxin-antitoxin system PemK/MazF family toxin yields MEIKKWHVYLANLNPQLGSEPGKVRPVVVVQTDLLNGVHPSTVICPLTTKVRPRAQFLRVHLASGEAGLKQPSDVMVDQVRAIDNRRLLRSIGAIRRSSQTALARNLFLLFS; encoded by the coding sequence ATGGAGATCAAGAAGTGGCACGTGTATTTGGCAAACCTGAATCCTCAACTGGGTTCTGAACCCGGCAAGGTGCGACCGGTCGTTGTTGTGCAAACCGACCTCCTGAATGGTGTGCATCCCTCGACAGTCATCTGCCCGCTCACCACCAAGGTTCGGCCGCGGGCGCAATTCTTGCGAGTCCACCTCGCGTCCGGCGAAGCCGGTTTAAAGCAACCTTCCGATGTCATGGTGGATCAGGTTCGGGCCATCGACAACCGCCGGTTGCTCCGGTCGATCGGCGCGATTCGACGAAGCAGTCAGACCGCACTTGCCCGTAACCTGTTTCTGCTCTTCTCGTGA